The window ACACAATTTCATTTCCTCGCATCCGATTCGCCAAACATGACAACAACCCCGCACTTAACTGCAGTGAAACCGCACAGGAAGGCCATCTGACTCACCTTTTTGCTCTCCTCCATCTCGTGCTCAAACATAGCACTGAACACAGGCGAGCGTGCTGAAAGAAGAACAGGAACGAGAATTGCGTGACGAAATCGTGAAGAGAAGGATTTCTTTTTCGCACGCGATTTGCGTGGCTACCTGCCAGGATGGCCTTGTGAGCCTGGAACTCCTGGCCGGCCACGCACAGGGAGCAGTCGGTGAAGCGGGAGTTCTCCCACAAGCCCCCCAGCTCGTCGGCAAGTCGGCAGTCGGGGACCTTCACCATGTTCATGGTGTTCTGGCCGGATATGTTGACCGAGTCCTGCACCACGCTCACCTGCGATACAAGACGCCCAAGACTCCTCAAGCGATGGCAACAAGCCCAGATGGACGCGCATCAActgtcattttgaaaaactcggctcacctgctgtgttactggcgtgtcttcgttctattttaactggccctgttagcgttagcactagctttagtgtggcgctagcgttagcgccgcagtagcaccgtgctagcgttaaactctgtgtactgtctttctttgtaaatatcttgctgTAGCTGCCATAAGTGTCAGTTATAAAAAGTaaattttgttatttatttgaaCTAAAGAGTGAATTCTTCTTTGCTCTAAAAGAAGAATTTATGCTATTGAGAGAAAACATTCCCTTGTGTTAGTTCATGTTTATGTAGCGGAACCTTGTTCACCAATGTTCTTGGTGTCAGGACGCTTATTTTGGGGCACTTCCTGTAAAAACAGTATGTCGGTGGCAAAGATTTGACGGGACAACTCCGTTTGGTCAGAAGGTCATTGAGTTCTTACGCCATTTTTGGCACACGTGGCATCGATGGATAGAGCAACTTGTTCGGAGTGACTGAACTGgagttagcactagctttagcgcggcgctagagTTAGCACTAGCCTTAGCGtggcgttagcgttagtgccgcagtagcgccgcgctagcgttaaactctttctgtgtatcgtctttcttgtaaatatctcgtgtttcaatgtgggtacgtGCGGCTTTctcacagctgcggcgtatgcatgtaccaaatggtatttcctttacaaatgtactcggtgaggcttgtaaccagctgcgctccgtaggacgggaattacggtaagtgtTTTTGCCACTTCTTTGTGTTTGGAGCCACCTTTCCGTCAACCTTTGATGAGCGCGAACCCATCAAGCAATTGAACGCAGCAAAACGGCTCCATTCCACGACGGCGGCGTACCTCGCAGAAGAGCGTGAGcttgtcgtcgggcaggagacCGTTGGCTTCATCGAGGAGAAAGTCTCGCCGGATGAACTTTTTAAAGCCCCAATCTTTCCCCTGCACGAAGCGATACGCCCGCTGGCTTTCTGCTCGGTCAGAAGGACGAACACACAGTCATCAGATGGTCGGCGCAAACGCAAAACCGAGAAAAAAAGGTTCCGACCGGATCCCGCTCACCCATGGCTTTGGTCTCCTCCCCCTTGGCGTTGAGGATGGAGAACTTGAACTTGGCTCGGACCTCGGCCTTCGGACAGCTGACCAGCAGCAGGTAGAGCGACAAGTAGTCTTTGCTCTCCTCGTCCAGACCTTTGGGATTGACGCGCAAACACCTGAAAGAGGCCGGAGGCGTGGCTTAAAGCCGGGGAAGAAGACACCGCGCGCGAGGGGTTTTTCTCAAGCGAGACTCGCCCGCTCACCACTTCAGCTTGTCGTTGGCCCCCGAGGAGAAGGTGGAGCTCTTGATAACCTCGCCCATCTCCTCGCGGCAGAAGCTGAAGTTGTTGATGGTCCACATGTACGAGAACTTCACTACTTTGATCtagagtaggaaaaaaaaatgaaaggcacaAAACAAACAGTCAAAGGAGGTTTCACGAGGAACACAACATTGcacattttgttattaaaatatCACAAACAGAAGTTACATAGCGGAATTGCAAAAGGGTGCACGTTTACGTTGATTTCACGCGCCAAACACTTTTGAGCTAGCAGGCGTGGAAGCTAATTCACCCACTTCACCCACTTAGGTGTAGCCTCTGACATGTATTTTATTGCACCAGACGATTATTTCACACGTCATGATAacatttgggcggcacggtgggtcgggtggtaaagcgttggcctcacagttctgaggacccgggttcgatcccggccctgcctgtgcggagtttgcatgttctccccgtgcctgcgttggtttctccagggactccggtttccccatacatcccaaaaccatgtcaaagccgcttatcctcacaagggttacaggaaaactggagcttatcccagctagcttttgGGCGAAAtggggactacaccctgaactggtcacctgtcagtcgcagggcggatatcgacaccatcactgagagggaatcgatcccacgctgcccgcaccaaaggcagagCCGTGTGTACTCttccaccatcagtgacccgcaacattaattggacactctaaattgcccctaggtgtgattgtgactgcggctgtttgcctccatgtgccctgcgattggctggcaaccggttcagggtgtaaccccgcctcctgcccgttgacagctgggataggctccagcactccccaggaCGTccgtgacgataagcggcaaagtGCAATTTTGCGAGATCTGTGTATACAAGAGCCCGCCGGGTGAGGGAATATCTGCACAAAGGACATTTCTACGTCATACTACCTGCGTGTAGCACCAGCTCTCAGCGACAGGCCCGCTGGACATTTCCGCCGGGGGAGGGGGACTCGGGACCCTTGACATTGCCAGGGTGACGGTAGGTGTCGGTCTCAATCGGAAGAGGAACAGTCGTTTCCGCTCATCAGCGCTCGGTCCCAAAGTCCATCTGCGGCAGGACCCGCgagaagatgatgatgacgacgacggaATAAAGCAGAACTGAGCGTTATTACGGAGTAGTAACTTGACTTAAGAGTGTCGCAACTTGCGAGTTCACCTGGTCacgttttttgcaaaatgtgaCGCTAGGCAGGTAAGACCACAACATTCGGCCACCAGTAGTTTACATTTTACTGAACGTGATATTTTTTGCGCTCGCATACCCCGCAGCCTCCAATCGGGAAAACTGCAaaattccctcttttttttttaatcatggggAGGTTTGAAATGAAACTCCCAGCAGATCCGAATGATTTTCAGAACTGGCGAAAATCATTAAGATTACGATTGAGTaatttgaaaagtgaaatgcattTTGTCCCCCTTTCTGATGCAGTCTTGTATCTGCAACTTTTAAGTCGAACTTTTGCtttcgtgtttgtttttaacgaAACGGGGCCAAAAGATAATAAATgaattcatctttaaaaaattcTACAGAACTAAAAACGGCCCATCCAGCACACAGCTGTCAAACAACGCCGTATTTGTAATATATCTGCAGGTACTTTCGCTACTCCACACGTTCGAAAGTGGAAATGTCGAAAACGTCTCGACTGTTTTCACATGCTGGCAAGTTACAGGTGCGCGTGCGCAAGTACGGTGGTGACAGTTAGCAGGTAGACaacctgctaaaaaaaaaaaaaaaaaaaacccacattgtCACAGTTTCGAAAATATATTTCCATATTGCCACAGCTATGATCACACGTGAGACTAAACTCGTTTGGAATGAGTTGCGTGTGTCGTTGGACCGACAACACCCGGGCTAACTTCAATCAAGGCGGCGAAGCTACACCGCTAGTTAGCCACATAGTAGCCCAGACTATCAAAAAACCGTCTCGCGGGTGAACACAAGCTACAACTCGAGAACACGCCGCAACGGACTCTCGGCATCTTCTCTTTTTACTAGCCCTGAGTCTTGTATATTTCGCTTTCAGTGTTATTTATCGACGGTcttacctcttttttttttttttttttttttttgaggtcgCTAGCTTTCCGGGCTCTTGTGTTGTTGTTAGCTATTTAGTGGCAGACCTGAAGCGTGTGACGTCACCGGGAGCGCAGTCCTCGTTGGTCCGGCGTTCTTGTTTTACTAATAAAAACTTTAATCTTGACGTTCGCACACAAAGTCATAAGAGGGCAGGATAACGTAGATATTAACGTTTATTGGATTGCTATTAATTGATTATTAATTAAATGGATTGCTTTACCCTATACTGTACACTGGTACAAGTGGTACGCAGGCTCCCTCTATTGGGATGTGAAAGAATCACTGCTAAAGTTCAAGTTCTATACTTCgcatcaaaaaaaacaaaaaatttaagTGCAGTTTCATATTTCAccccaaaacattcattgaATTATTAAGAAAAATATCCGCCATTTGAGTACAATCTTACAGTTCAAGGTGTGTGTAATGTTTAtgtatatttaattatttttttcaggaattAAACATAATTTTTGATGAATGCTTGGGCCTACTGCgtaaatgtattttcatctGTTCGTTATGGTATTATGTGGAGACAAGTATTTTTATGAGgcggtacttggtgtaaaatgttttacaatCAATCCTGAATTAAAGAAAATGTGTACCATGACATACATAATAACGGTGGTGACTAAATTCAAGGGAGCGCGTGTAATATATAATATGGATTTGTGAAGAAGtcattttaataaattattgttttggggttgggggggtttaCTTACTGTGCTGCATTTTAGGGTACAGCAACGatgagctttaaaaaaaaaaaaaaaaattcaattcttGTCATGGtcatgttcacaaaaaaaattagtaaTCTGGAGGaataaaaggaaaacaaaggtTCGATACTGTACTCGCACTTTGAGTTATCTTGTGTacgaaatgcgctatacaaataaatttgctttgctagcAAACTTTATTagaaaatgttacatttcaCAAGAACTCTCTCACTGCGAATCTAATGGCATTTACAAGATGAAGGCTTTACAGAGACTGAGAAAATTCAATCCATAATTCATCTCTTCTTCATTTTTGGGACGACCACGTTCCCGCTGGTCGCTATGGGGATGAGGAGCTTGCGCTGCTCCATGCGAAGGTATTTTTCAATCAGCACCTCCACCGGCACCTTGTCGTTCACGTGACCCTGCCTGCGCCATGAGCACGGTGACAAAAATCAAACATCGCTCACGTGCACGATATGAATTATGAATAACATTTGCAGTGTTTTGCACATCTCGTGCGGCTAAATGAAGTGAGCAAAAGCTTCCTTGCCTTCTCAACAGCAGTTCGACATCTTCGATCTCGATAGTTTTTCTCCCGGCGTGAACGGCGAACGTCTCCAGGTCGTGCGCCATCCGCTCGAGGAATTTATCcattctggttaaaaaaaaaaaagataattaacGATGGCACTCggagaaaagttttcaacatcCGTCCTACTGTAAGTAAGGTGAGCCAAGAGAGGTTCTTCCTGACTTTATATGTTgttaatatacatacatatttacataagattaatattatgtatgtataagaccaaaaaaaaatgacagctacTTTGCAGATTACACCTATTGCGAGGGATTGGTCCAGCGAGGTCACTGtataccaggggtgtcaaactctttttttctcattgttgtttcagtttcccctcagagggccattatgattatggaaaaaaaatatttaatcatttcatCGTATTTACAGGGTGttacggtggttcagctggtaaagccttggcctcacacttctgaggtcccgggttcaatcacagacccgcctgtgtggagtttacatgttctcccggtgcctgcgtgggtttccttcgggaaCTCCCgtttttcctcccagatcccaaaaacatgcaacattaattggacactctaaattgccccaaggtgtgatcgtgagtgcaattggttgtctgtctcgatgtgccttgcaattgcctggcaaacagttcaaggtgtaccccgcctactgcccgttgacagctgggataggctccatcactcccacgacccttgtgaggataagcggctaagaaaatggaaggatggatcgtatttacatcaatttatgaagtagttttggaatccgaaatcaagggtaatgtgtttttccgactattcacgtttggtaacacaaaaatacttgtaatatctcaactttaccatttCTGATATATGACCGTTGAAATTTTgttccagatttttacaagaatttgACACGAGAtgtggctttgcgggccacataaaatcatgtggcgggccagatctggcccccgggccttgagtttgacaccagagATGTACACCAAAtcttttttaccccccccctaAATACTATTGATTTTTCTTGTCATCAGATTTTAAGGGCGGATCCTTGCATacataaaaaaagcaaaccTTTGCGTGTAAAAACATGACTACAATGGTGGAGCCGATGATGGTGGCGTCATCAACGCAGTGCAAATCATTTCACGTGCTTTCAAACGTTGATGATTTCAAAAACTCGCCGGTACTTACATGTCTTTGACGACGGGGTAAACGTCCGCAGACACTTTGGCTTTGGCGAAGTGCCGAAACGCCCCCATCACGTAGTTCTTGGGGAGACCGGCGTTCACCGTCGGCGCTGCTCCGCTTCTCCGCTTCCTCACAGACTTTTTCACCGGAGGTACGCCTTCAGTTGAACGACTAACGGCGCGTGAGGGATTTGTCAGTCAAACATGAGATAAAAAGACattattaggaaaaaaaacaaaacaaaatatgtgatTTTAAAAGTACGACTAGCCTAGCTTGAGGCTTGAAAACGGTGGGTGAGATTGGGTAGGGGACTTGAAAAGTCTTCCGTTTCTCACGAACAAATGCTGGAGTCGTCATGGGGATTTCTGCAAATATTGGGAGGAGGGGAGGAGGCCTCACATTAATGAATACtgcaaataataatactaataaaaaGCGCTCATATTGAATCAGAGCTGGACCTTCGGAAACTTGGCCGTCGTCTTCCTCCGAATCTTCCACACGTTCGGTGGAGTCCGCGACCTCAGCTGGAGGATCCGCCTCTTCGTCGGCGTTGCTCACCCTCAGGAGATGCGAGGAGTTCAGGTCGCCACAATCGGGCTCTTCCCCGGTATCCGAAGCCTCTCCCTGCGCAGGGCTGGATGAGTTCTGATGTACGTCTGGAGCACTTCCAAAACCAGAACTGCTTTCACTCTGGGGCCTGTTCTCAGACTCCGACGAGCCTGCGCACAATTACGCCCGACATATTgtgataaaaatgcaaaaaatgttgcaaagtaAATATACTTAATAATTGGGTACGATCCAATTCAAGGGTCTTAAAGAATACGAATGTGTGTTAACTCATACGTTATTGCagatacaactgaactgtacttgtggaggggtttttttgtatactacaattttttcaattatttgattaccgtaattttccgtcatataagccgtgacttttttccccacacgttttcaaccctgcggtttatgtggtgatgcggctaatttgtgcatttattgtaacggccgcaaaggggcagtcaagcggaaaaggtaagagtgagaccggtggaatatacgtgccgaggaagtgacttttaccctgttagcgctgcgctagcatgttacagccgtgatttttacagttttttttttttaaccggctctgttagacAGCGTTAGTGCAGCACtcgcgttagtgttagcacggcagcgctagcattagtgtggcggcgctagcgttagcacggcggcactagcgttaaactctgtgtgtacTGTCTTTACCgtcttttgtaaatatctcgtgtttcaatgtgggcacttgcggcttttacacagctgtggcgtatgtatataccaaacggtatttcctttacaaatgtactgggtgaggcttataaccaggtgcgctcggtaggccgggaattacggtacatttcaGTTCCTGTTGCGGACTGTAACGTGTCTGTCAGAAAACGGgtaaaaatattcatcattGTTTCCCAAAGTAAAAGGAATCATTTGCAAATGCctgatttttaaatgaaacaaagaaaaatcagcctgctttcatggaggacgAGAGAATATTTACACCGAGAGGCTCATATCCGAGGATTTGGACCATTTTAAGTTAAACCGCCTCCGAACGATTCATCAATTATCAAAATGGCAGTTGATTAAATGTTGCACCAGTATAGGGAGGCGTACCAAATATCTATCGATATCTAACTGTGCGGCAGACTCGCTAagccaccggtgtcaaactcaaggcccgagggccagatacGTCCCGCCGCAtgttttatgtggcctgtggaGTCAAATCTAAGagtcaattttcatgattctcgctaaatctgtaccaaaatttcaaaatgtcattatcatacatgatgaagttgagatattacaagcatttttgtgttaccagttgaaaaacacatttgcccttgatttctgattccaaaactagttcataaattgttgatgatgagatgattaaatactttttttccccagtcacaacagccctctgagggaagccggaaccacaacgtggcccgcgagaaaaatgagtttgacgcctctTTCTCTAAGCAGTCGACCACCTTGCCGCCGtgtatcaaatatttttcttgaatTAGAAGACTTCTCCCCCCCACCAGTGAAATTTTTTCCCCAGATTCTTACCGGGCTGCGTGGCATCAACCTCTGCAATGGGCACCACGAGAGGGCCCGAAGATAGATGAGATCGCTGCTCGATGT of the Syngnathoides biaculeatus isolate LvHL_M chromosome 22, ASM1980259v1, whole genome shotgun sequence genome contains:
- the spop gene encoding speckle-type POZ protein → MSRVPSPPPPAEMSSGPVAESWCYTQIKVVKFSYMWTINNFSFCREEMGEVIKSSTFSSGANDKLKWCLRVNPKGLDEESKDYLSLYLLLVSCPKAEVRAKFKFSILNAKGEETKAMESQRAYRFVQGKDWGFKKFIRRDFLLDEANGLLPDDKLTLFCEVSVVQDSVNISGQNTMNMVKVPDCRLADELGGLWENSRFTDCSLCVAGQEFQAHKAILAARSPVFSAMFEHEMEESKKNRVEINDVEPEVFKEMMCFIYTDKAPNLDKMADDLLAAADKYALERLKVMCEDALCTSLSVENAAEILILADLHSADQLKTQAVDFINYHAAEVMETAGWKSMVDSHPHLVAEAYRSLALAQCPFLGPPRKRLKQS